One region of Arvicola amphibius chromosome 3, mArvAmp1.2, whole genome shotgun sequence genomic DNA includes:
- the LOC119810042 gene encoding olfactory receptor 143-like, with product MLHMKQRTMKNDSSVSEFILLGLTDQPELQLPLFVLFLVNYTATVFGNVSLMNLICLNSNLHTPMYFFIFNLSFIDFCYSLVFTPKMLMSFVLEKNIISFKGCMTQLFFFCVFVNSESYVLTAMAYDRYVAICQPLLYKVVMSPKTCCMLIFGSYIMGFASAIVHTGCMIRLSFCDSNIINHYMCDIFPLLQLSCSSTYVNELLSSVVVGTAIILCCLIIFISYVMILFNIIHVSSGKGWSKALGTCGSHIITVSLFYGSGLLAYVKPSSAGSVGQGKFFSVFYTLLVPMLNPLIYSLRNKDVKLAVKRTWKRLAN from the coding sequence ATGCTACACATGAAACAAAGGACTATGAAAAATGACTCTTCAGTGTCAGAGTTCATTCTTTTGGGACTGACAGACCAACCTGAGCTCCAGCTGCCCTTATTTGTTCTGTTCTTGGTGAACTACACAGCCACTGTGTTTGGAAATGTAAGCTTAATGAATCTCATTTGTCTAAACTCAAACcttcacacacccatgtacttttTTATCTTCAATCTATCCTTCATTGATTTCTGTTATTCACTTGTCTTCACACCAAAAATGCTGATGAGTTTTGTTTTAGAGAAGAACATCATTTCCTTCAAAGGATGTATGACTCAactgtttttcttctgtgtttttgtgAACTCAGAGAGCTATGTGCTGACAGcaatggcctatgatcgctatgtggccatctgtcaGCCTCTGTTGTACAAAGTTGTTATGTCCCCCAAGACATGTTGTATGTTGATATTTGGTTCTTACATAATGGGGTTTGCTAGTGCCATAGTTCACACAGGGTGTATGATCAGGCTCAGCTTTTGTGATTCTAACATCATCAACCACTACATGTGTGacatctttcctctcctccagctcTCCTGCAGTAGCACCTATGTCAATGAACTTCTGAGCTCTGTTGTAGTGGGGACAGCTATCATTTTATGCTGCCTCATTATCTTTATCTCATATGTTATGATTCTTTTCAATATTATTCATGTGTCCTCAGGTAAGGGTTGGTCCAAAGCCTTGGGCACTTGTGGGTCTCACATTATAACTGTTAGTCTCTTCTATGGCTCTGGGCTACTGGCTTATGTCAAGCCATCATCTGCTGGGTCTGTGGGCCAGGGAAAATTCTTCTCAGTGTTTTATACCTTATTGGTGCCCATGTTGAATCCTCTCATTTACAGCCTTAGAAACAAGGATGTCAaacttgctgtgaagagaacCTGGAAGAGATTAGCAAACTGA
- the LOC119810137 gene encoding olfactory receptor 143-like, which produces MPHKMQLTVKNNSSVSEFILLGLTDQLELQLPLFVLFLVNYTATVMGNLSLMNLICLNSNLHTPMYFFIFNLSFIDFCYSLVFTPKMLMSFLLEKNTISFQGCMTQLFFFLFFVNSESYVLTAMAYDRYVAICQPLLYNVVMSPKICCLLIFGTYMMGLVSALFHTGFMIRLRFCDSNIINHYMCDIFPLLQLSCSSTYVNERVHSIVVGTAIILCCLIIFISYALILFNIIHMSSGKGWSKALGTCGSHIITVCLFYVTGLLAYVKPSSAETVGQGKIFSVFYTFLVPMLNPLIYSLRNKDVKLAVKKTWKRLTS; this is translated from the coding sequence ATGCCACACAAGATGCAACTGACTGTGAAAAATAACTCTTCAGTGTCTGAGTTCATTCTTCTGGGACTGACAGACCAACTTGAACTCCAGTTGCCCTTATTTGTTCTGTTCTTGGTGAACTACACAGCCACTGTGATGGGAAACTTGAGTTTAATGAATCTCATTTGCCTAAACTCAAACCTTCACACTCCTATGTACTTTTTTATCTTCAATCTCTCCTTCATTGATTTCTGTTATTCACTTGTTTTTACTCCCAAAATGCTGATGAGTTTCCTTTTAGAGAAGAACACCATCTCCTTCCAAGGATGCATGACTCAactgtttttcttcctattttttgtGAACTCAGAGAGCTATGTGCTGACAGCCATGGCTTAtgatcgctatgtggccatctgccagCCACTATTGTACAATGTAGTTATGTCCCCTAAGATCTGTTGCCTGTTAATATTTGGTACTTACATGATGGGACTTGTTAGTGCTTTGTTTCACACAGGTTTCATGATCAGGCTCAGGTTTTGTGATTCTAACATTATCAACCATTACATGTGTGACATCTTCCCCCTGCTTCAGCTCTCCTGCAGTAGCACCTATGTCAATGAGCGTGTGCATTCCATTGTGGTGGGTACAGCTATCATTTTATGTTGCCTCATTATCTTTATCTCATATGCTTTGATCCTTTTCAATATCATTCATATGTCATCAGGTAAGGGCTGGTCCAAAGCCTTGGGCACTTGTGGGTCTCACATCATAACTGTTTGTCTCTTTTATGTCACTGGGCTGCTTGCTTATGTCAAGCCATCATCTGCTGAGACTGTGGGCCAGGGAAAAATTTTCTcggtattttatacatttttggtGCCCATGTTGAATCCCCTCATTTACAGTCTCAGAAACAAGGATGTCAAGCTTGCTGTGAAAAAAACCTGGAAGAGGCTCACAAGCTAA